The sequence TGTCGAACAAGCCCATGCAGTAGGGGCTTTAGTCACCGTCGCCGCCGATATTTTAAGTTTATGTTTACTAACACCACCTGGAGAATTTGGGGCTGATATTGCTGTTGGAAGTACGCAACGTTTTGGGGTTCCCCTCGGCTACGGCGGTCCGCATGCAGCTTATTTGGCAACAAAAGAACAATACAAGCGACAAATCCCAGGACGCATCGTTGGCGTCTCAAAAGATGTTCATGGTAAGCCGGCGCTACGTCTTGCACTCCAAACCAGAGAACAGCATATCCGGCGAGAAAAAGCAACAAGTAACATTTGTACAGCCCAAGTGTTATTAGCTGTAATGGCATCAATGTACGCGGTTTATCACGGACCACAAGGGTTGCAAAATATTGCTCAACGCGTTCATCAGCTAACTGTTCTTTTAGCTGAAGGTCTAAAGCATTTAGGTTACACTATTGCTTCAGAACACTACTTTGATACGTTACGAATTGACCTTGAACCCGAACAGGTTACAGAAATCATTGAAGCAGCCTTAGCACAGCAAATCAATTTACGGACGATTAGTGAAAGTGCGATCGCTATTAGCTTAGACGAAACAACAACCGAAGCCGATTTATACGATTTGTGGCAAGTTTTTGCCGGAAGTGAAGTATCATTTGCGCTAGAGGAGTTAGCAACTCCCGAATTTGCACTTGAAAAAATCAAACCTTTTATTCGCAGTAGCAACTATCTAACGCACCCTGTCTTTAACAGCTACCATGCTGAAACTGAAATGCTGCGGTATATTTACCGACTGCAAGCGAAAGATCTGTCGCTGACAACATCGATGATTCCTCTGGGTTCATGCACGATGAAGTTGAATGCAACAACTGAAATGTTACCCATTTCATGGCAGGAGTTTGGTAAAATTCATCCGTTTGCACCCTTGTCCCAAACCAGAGGGTATCAAATTTTATTCGCGCAACTCGAACAAGCTTTAGCTGAAATTACAGGTTTTGCAGGAATTTCACTGCAACCAAACGCAGGTGCGCAGGGCGAGTACGCAGGGTTACTTGTAATTCGTCAATATCACGCAAGTCGCGGTGAAACGCATCGTCATGTTTGTCTAATTCCAGAATCAGCCCACGGAACAAACCCCGCAAGCGCAGTCATGGCGGGAATGAAAGTTGTGGCGATCGCCTGCGACAAACAAGGTAATATCGACTTAGACGATCTTCAAGCAAAAGCCGAAAAATACAGTCACGAACTTGCGGCGTTGATGGTCACGTATCCTTCAACGCATGGTGTCTTTGAAGAACAAATCAAAGATATTTGTGCGATTGTTCACGCCCACGACGGACAAGTTTACATGGATGGGGCAAATATGAATGCCCAAGTGGGAATTTGTCGTCCTGGCGATTACGGTGCAGATGTGTGTCACCTAAACTTACATAAAACTTTCTGTATTCCGCATGGTGGTGGCGGTCCAGGAATGGGACCAATTGGCGTTGCTACGCACCTTGTGCCGTTTTTACCAGGTCATCCAGTGGTAGAAATTAGTGGCGAACAAAGCGTAGGCGCGATCGCTGCTGCACCTTGGGGAAGTGCGAGTATTTTACCGATATCCTGGATGTATATTACACTCATGGGCGCAGCAGGGTTGACGCAAGCAACCAAAGTCGCGATTCTCAATGCGAATTACATTGCCCATCGTTTAGCACCTTACTACCCAGTATTGTACAGAGGTAAATCAGGGTTAGTTGCACATGAGTGCATTCTAGATTTGCGATCGCTCAAAAAATCTGCCGGAATTGAGGTAGATGATATCGCCAAGCGGTTAATGGATTACGGCTTCCACGCGCCTACAGTTTCTTGGCCGGTTGCTGGCACAATGATGGTAGAACCAACTGAAAGCGAATCAAAAGCCGAGTTGGATCGTTTCTGTGAGGCGATGATTCAAATTCGCCAAGAAATCGCAGAAATTGAGGTGGGTAAAGTCGATAGGCAGGATAATGTTTTGAAAAATGCCCCGCATACTGCCGATGCTTTAATTTCTTCAGATTGGCAACATCCTTATTCTCGCGAACAAGCTGCTTATCCCACATCGTGGACTCGCGAATACAAATTCTGGACTACCGTTGGAAGAATTGATAATGCTTATGGCGATCGCAATTTTGTTTGCTCGTGTTTGCCAATGGAAGCGTATAGTGAGTGAGTAGTCGTTATATATGCAACCATTTACAACACAACTACGGGTACGCCATTATGAAATGGATGCCTTGGGTCACGTCAACAACTCAGTTTATCAACATTACCTCGAACAAGCGGCGATCGAACATTTAGAACATTTGGGCTTTTCTTTGGATGTCTATCGCGAACTCGGTGGTGTGTTTGTCATGCGCCGGATTGAGATCGATTATCTGCGTCCGGCGATCGCGGGTGACACGCTAGAGGTACGTACTTGGTTGCAAGAAATGCGCGGTACACGGGCGATTCGGCGTTATGAAATTCGTAAATCTGGCAACGATCACTTATTAGTCACAGCCGAAGCCTTGTGGGTATGGGTGGACGCAGTGTCGATGCGCCCTAGACCCATTCCTGGTGTGTTACTCGATGCTTTTGTACAGATGCAGCATTCTTGAGAAGATTTTTTAACTTACAAACTGAAATCTACCTCGGTAAACTGTTTTATCAAAAGCTGGAGCGCCGGAAGAGTAGTAGATACTACCATTGATAAAACCACCAACACCAGAGTGACGTTGAGTCGGTAGTGGAGTTAATTCACGCCACGAATTAGTCTTAGGATTATATACCGTTACCTTCTTAACTGCTAGCTTGTGTCGAACTTCGCCACCCACTAAATATATTTCTCCATTAATGACAAAAGTCGCAGCCCCAATATGACTGCGACCTTGCGGTAAATTCGCGACTCTAGTCCACTGCTTCGTTGTGGGATTCCAAGCGTGGACTGTATTTTGTGTTGTCAAGTAGTCATCATAACTATGCTGCCCGCCGATCGCATAAATCTTACCGTTGACAATCGCATCTCCTAAGTGCGATCGTGGATTGGGTAATGGAGCCGCTGTTTGCCAACCAGCAGCCATATTATCAAGCTTGAGTATCCAATGATCGCCACGGTCAATTCTATTAAGATCTGCTCCACCAAAGAAATGCAATTCTCTTTTCAGATTACTAAAGCCACCGCTACCTCTAGCTTGTGGTAATGGTGGCATTTCTGACCAAGTATTCGTGGCAATATTGTAGCGTAAAACTTTTCTTGTTGCAAATAGTTGTCCGCCTTCTGGTTTGCCAACATACCCGCCTGCTAAATAAATATTTCCTGCGTCAGCAGCCACTCCTGCGTGGGTAATTCTAATTGGTATATCTGCAAGACGCTTCCAAGTGTTCGTTACAGGATCGTATACATCCACGCGATTTGTTGGTCTCCACTGAGAAGTATATCCACCTAATTGATATAATTTTCCACCAACGACTGCACTCATTGCCTCTCCAGTCCCCACCGGCGAAGGTGCAACCGTAGTCCACTTAATTTCAGTTGCAGCTAAAGATTTAACTGTATTTAACACTACAAAAATTATTGCAATAAATGCTATCGCTATCGTCTGCTTTCTTCGGTAACGCATTGTGTTCTCCGTGTAGAGAATAAACAACTCTAAGTTTAATTAAATGACTTTTAATTGAGCAGTTCAACCACACATATTAAATTTGATAAGTTAGCGATAAAAAAAATATGCGATCGCTTGTATTAACTACAGAAGCTGTACAACTTGTAAGATAAGCAAAATACGTGTAGAGACCAACGTAATAAAATAAACTTAAGCAGGATTTATTTTGTTAGGAAATATAGTCCAGCAAGATTTACAATTTTACGGAAAATTCTTATTTTGTAAGTTTAGTCAATACTAAACACCTGAAAAATACGTTGGTAGGCAGTTTGTGCCAGATCTTCGTATTCTTGGCGGTCTTCAGGGGTAAAGCTTACAACAACTTGAGTTCCATAGTCCTCAAACATTAACTCAAGCTTGCCGTTGTCGAAGAAGAACATTTCACCACTATGAGTACGCAGTACGGCTATAACCTTACCATGCTCAAACCAGATATTTAAACCATCTCCAAGTTCAGTCAGAAATTCTGCGGCTTTTACAGGCTGACCATCAGCAATACAAATGCTGTAAGTCATATTGCCTTCAACTTTACGATTTTCTGTACAACCTGCGGTAAGTTTTTCTAAAAACTTTATTCGTCTATCAAATAAACTTTGAGAATTGGAAGTATCAACTGGCGTTAAACTATTGTCATCACCGATAATACAATCGTCAGGAATACCATCTGCATCATAGTCAATTCGATAGTCATTATCACGCCCATCATTATCGCAGTCAATAGCATGACCGATAACTGTTCTAGATTTTGTAGCATTCATTGATTGCAAACCAACAGAAGTATCAACAGCAATCGCCGTCGCTACAGGAGGTTCGGTAGATTTCATGGAAGATTGCAATGAGTGATTTTTGCAAGCCACAAATAGTGTTAACATAATAAAAAATAGAGGTTTTAGCTGTTTTTTTAACATATAAATGAACTGTCAGTTTTTTATGTTTGATGCTTGCTTCTAATAGTGGAAGAAAATAGTTCGCTTGTGGAACATTGGAGGTGTGAAGTTGTGCTAGTATTTTTATTATCTTAGTGCAGCTTAAAGCCGCTTCAGTAGGGGGAAAATACTGGATAATAGTTAATAGATTCCTTACACAAATCAAAAGTCTATCTACTTGAAAGGCGAGTTTCGATAGACAATAGGTTATTCAGAAGTTTTATAATAACTGCAGTAGTGTAGATCTTTCTGCTGTTATAGACAAATAAAGTATAATAACGCAGACTTTTCACCAGAAATGATCGCATTATTCGTCCGCACCAGCAGCTTTAAGCGATCGCACAACATTTTTATACCCGTTAAATTCTGCAAGCATCAAAGCTGTGTAACCTGCGATATTTTTCAACGTGACATCTGCCCCTGCTTGAAGTAGTATTTCCACAGCATCCGCAAAACCTCGGTGTGCTGCCCACATCAAAGCAGTAGCATGATATTTGTCTTGCAGATCAACCTTCGCTCCTGATTTGAGTAAGCACTCAATGACCTCAATCTGATTGCGATCAGCGGCTTTCATCAACGCTGTTTTGCCATCATCGGCCGATAAATTAGGATCAGCACCGTAGTCAAGTAACAACTGCACTGTATCGGCATGTCCTTGAGTCGCGGCGAGTGTTAGCGGCGTTTCACCTAAGTTTTTAATATTCAATATATCTTTATCTATGTTGCGTGCTTGCGCTAACAACACAGCAACAATCGCACGATGTCCATGCAATGCTGCAACCATTAAAGGTGTATCGCCTAAAGAATTTCTCGCTTCAACATCAGCACCACGACTTAGCAAGAGTTGGACGACTTCAGTATGTCCTTCAACAACGGCTAGATGTAGTGGCGTCTCGCCGTCTTGGTCTTTGGCATTAATTTCAGCGCCAGCAGTGAGTAATGCAGTTGCGATCGCCGTGTATCCCCCTGCGGCGGCGGCGGCTAACGGACTACCACCATCAATATTTTTTAAATTTGCATCTGCTTTTGCGTGTAGTAGTGCTTCTACAACCTCCGTTACACCAAGATCGACAGCTTGCATGAGTATTGTTTCGCCTTGTTCATCTTGGAGATTAACATCGAGTGTTCCAGATGCTACCAGCGCTTGAACAACATCAACGTGCTGTTGCTGCACAGCCAACTTGAGCGCAGTATCATCATCGCGATCGCGAATATCAGCTTTGGCACCTGCATTAAGTAATACGCGTACTATATTGGCATGACCTTTGAGCGCGGCGATCATCAAGGCGGTGCTACCATCCTCATTAATCGCATTTACATTTGCGCCGTGTGCTAGTAGCGTTTCTACGATATCAAGGTGATTTGCTGCTGCGGCTAACATCAGTGGCGTCAAGCTATAAAGCTTTCTTTGGCGATTAACGTCAGCCCCGTTTGCAAGTAATAATCGGACAATTTCGGTATAGCCGCGTTGAGCAGCAAACATCAAGGCGGTTGTACCGTCGCCATCACTAGCATTCACACTTGCACCCGCGCTCAGCAGTGCGTGGATTTGTCGAATGTCACCACATTTAACTGCCCTGAGTAATGAGATGTCTTTTGTCACACTCATATTCAAGCATCATCTCATCGAAAGCATAGCTAGTCTATCGCTAAATGCCACTTTTGAGTAGATGAACTTACGATATCCAATGACTCATCACCACTACATCATTGGGATAAATTACTCATTGGTCAAATTTATAAAACAACTTATGCTAAGTTTTATCAAGTTTATTAACAGAAGAGAACACGATGGAACTTTCACAAGACGTAAAATTTTGGCTAAATTTCATTCACCCTGTTTTGATGTGGGGTTTACTCGCAGCTTCATTTTATGCGCTGTATTTGGGCGTACAAGTCAGACGCACGCGCTACGCCGAGGGTGAAGTTAAGAAAGAGTTAATTAAAGGCAGATACAACGTTAAACACTATCAAATTGGCTCGGTCATCTTGGCACTGATGGTTTTAGGGACACTTGCTGCGATGGGTGTTACCTATATCAACAATCAAAAGTTGTTTCTTGGACCTCACCTCTTAGTCGGACTAGCTATGACAGGGATAATTGCCGTTTCCGCAAGTCTCTCACCGTTTATGCAAAAAGGTCAGAACTGGGCGCGTTACACTCACATTGTTTTAAATTCTGTTTTACTCGCTTTATTCAGTTGGCAAGCAGTCAGTGGCGTACAAATTATCCAAAACATCCTTAGCAAGCGATAATATCATCTC is a genomic window of Chroogloeocystis siderophila 5.2 s.c.1 containing:
- a CDS encoding Kelch repeat-containing protein, with the translated sequence MLNTVKSLAATEIKWTTVAPSPVGTGEAMSAVVGGKLYQLGGYTSQWRPTNRVDVYDPVTNTWKRLADIPIRITHAGVAADAGNIYLAGGYVGKPEGGQLFATRKVLRYNIATNTWSEMPPLPQARGSGGFSNLKRELHFFGGADLNRIDRGDHWILKLDNMAAGWQTAAPLPNPRSHLGDAIVNGKIYAIGGQHSYDDYLTTQNTVHAWNPTTKQWTRVANLPQGRSHIGAATFVINGEIYLVGGEVRHKLAVKKVTVYNPKTNSWRELTPLPTQRHSGVGGFINGSIYYSSGAPAFDKTVYRGRFQFVS
- a CDS encoding acyl-CoA thioesterase yields the protein MQPFTTQLRVRHYEMDALGHVNNSVYQHYLEQAAIEHLEHLGFSLDVYRELGGVFVMRRIEIDYLRPAIAGDTLEVRTWLQEMRGTRAIRRYEIRKSGNDHLLVTAEALWVWVDAVSMRPRPIPGVLLDAFVQMQHS
- a CDS encoding ankyrin repeat domain-containing protein, with product MSVTKDISLLRAVKCGDIRQIHALLSAGASVNASDGDGTTALMFAAQRGYTEIVRLLLANGADVNRQRKLYSLTPLMLAAAANHLDIVETLLAHGANVNAINEDGSTALMIAALKGHANIVRVLLNAGAKADIRDRDDDTALKLAVQQQHVDVVQALVASGTLDVNLQDEQGETILMQAVDLGVTEVVEALLHAKADANLKNIDGGSPLAAAAAGGYTAIATALLTAGAEINAKDQDGETPLHLAVVEGHTEVVQLLLSRGADVEARNSLGDTPLMVAALHGHRAIVAVLLAQARNIDKDILNIKNLGETPLTLAATQGHADTVQLLLDYGADPNLSADDGKTALMKAADRNQIEVIECLLKSGAKVDLQDKYHATALMWAAHRGFADAVEILLQAGADVTLKNIAGYTALMLAEFNGYKNVVRSLKAAGADE
- the gcvP gene encoding aminomethyl-transferring glycine dehydrogenase, which encodes MVEAAQESFSFAQRHIGSKPEEIQQMLDELGLATLDALIDQTVPQAIRLNRPLQLEPAQSEYAALAKLKEIASKNQVFRSFIGMGYHDCITPPVIQRNILENPGWYTAYTPYQPEISQGRLEALLNFQTAIIDLTGLEIANASLLDEATAAAEAMAMSYGVCKHKANTFFVSQDCHPQTIAVVQTRATPLGIKIIIGDHQTFTFNDTIFGALLQYPASDGKIYDYRHFVEQAHAVGALVTVAADILSLCLLTPPGEFGADIAVGSTQRFGVPLGYGGPHAAYLATKEQYKRQIPGRIVGVSKDVHGKPALRLALQTREQHIRREKATSNICTAQVLLAVMASMYAVYHGPQGLQNIAQRVHQLTVLLAEGLKHLGYTIASEHYFDTLRIDLEPEQVTEIIEAALAQQINLRTISESAIAISLDETTTEADLYDLWQVFAGSEVSFALEELATPEFALEKIKPFIRSSNYLTHPVFNSYHAETEMLRYIYRLQAKDLSLTTSMIPLGSCTMKLNATTEMLPISWQEFGKIHPFAPLSQTRGYQILFAQLEQALAEITGFAGISLQPNAGAQGEYAGLLVIRQYHASRGETHRHVCLIPESAHGTNPASAVMAGMKVVAIACDKQGNIDLDDLQAKAEKYSHELAALMVTYPSTHGVFEEQIKDICAIVHAHDGQVYMDGANMNAQVGICRPGDYGADVCHLNLHKTFCIPHGGGGPGMGPIGVATHLVPFLPGHPVVEISGEQSVGAIAAAPWGSASILPISWMYITLMGAAGLTQATKVAILNANYIAHRLAPYYPVLYRGKSGLVAHECILDLRSLKKSAGIEVDDIAKRLMDYGFHAPTVSWPVAGTMMVEPTESESKAELDRFCEAMIQIRQEIAEIEVGKVDRQDNVLKNAPHTADALISSDWQHPYSREQAAYPTSWTREYKFWTTVGRIDNAYGDRNFVCSCLPMEAYSE
- a CDS encoding DUF4079 domain-containing protein, yielding MELSQDVKFWLNFIHPVLMWGLLAASFYALYLGVQVRRTRYAEGEVKKELIKGRYNVKHYQIGSVILALMVLGTLAAMGVTYINNQKLFLGPHLLVGLAMTGIIAVSASLSPFMQKGQNWARYTHIVLNSVLLALFSWQAVSGVQIIQNILSKR